Genomic segment of Deltaproteobacteria bacterium:
GAGCGGGCGATGAAGGACGTCGCCGTCCTCGGCGTCGGCATGCACCGCTTCGGCATGTGGGCCGAGAAGTCGAACGCCGACATGGCGCGCGAGGCGGGGCTCGCGGCGCTGCGCGACGCGGGGCTCTCCTTCCGCGACGTGCAGGCGGCGTACGTGGGCTACATCTTCGCGCCCGTCATGAGCGCCGTGCGCACCATGAAGGAGTTCGGGCTGACGGGCATCCCGGTCCAGCGCGTCGAGAACGCGTCGGCCACCGGCTCGGCGGCGTTCCGCGAGGCGTGCTTCGCGGTCGAGAGCGGCCGTCATGACGTCGTCATGGTCGTCGGCTTCGACAAGATGACGACCATGATCCAGTCGTCGGGCCGGAACACGGACCCGGCGTGGCTCGAGGACTCGATCCTGCCCGCCGCCTTCTTCGCCATGTGGGCCACACGGCGCATCCACGAGCGCGGCACCAAGCCCGAGCACCTGGCCGCCATCGCCGCGAAGAACTTCAACAACGGCGCCCTGAACCCGATGAGCCAGCGCCAGCCCGACGCGCCCGTCACGGTCGAGAAGGTGCTCGCCTCGCGCATGGTCGCCTGGCCGCTCACGGCCATGATGTCGTGCCCGATCGGGGACGGCGCGGCGTGCGCGATCGTCGGGCGACCCGAGATCGCGCGGAGGCTCCGCCCCGCCCGGCCGCTGGTGCGCGTGCTCGCCTCGGAGCTCCAGACCGAGCGCTACGAGCGCGGGCACCTCTTCATCGGTCCGGTGGTCGGCCCGGCGCGCATGTCGGTCGACACCTCGCGCGCGGCTTACGAGCAGGCCGGCCTCGGGCCCGCGGACATGGACCTCGTCCAAGTCCACGACGCGTTCGCCATCGAGGAGCTCGAGTACTACGAGCTGCTGGGGCTCTGC
This window contains:
- a CDS encoding thiolase family protein — translated: MKDVAVLGVGMHRFGMWAEKSNADMAREAGLAALRDAGLSFRDVQAAYVGYIFAPVMSAVRTMKEFGLTGIPVQRVENASATGSAAFREACFAVESGRHDVVMVVGFDKMTTMIQSSGRNTDPAWLEDSILPAAFFAMWATRRIHERGTKPEHLAAIAAKNFNNGALNPMSQRQPDAPVTVEKVLASRMVAWPLTAMMSCPIGDGAACAIVGRPEIARRLRPARPLVRVLASELQTERYERGHLFIGPVVGPARMSVDTSRAAYEQAGLGPADMDLVQVHDAFAIEELEYYELLGLCGEGEAEAAIERGDFALGGRVPVSTDGGLIARGHPGGPTGLAQIWETTLQLRGEAGKRQVKDARVGLCHMMGGGSVCAIHILARE